Below is a window of Culturomica massiliensis DNA.
TGTTTTTTTCGGTATGGCAGAAAAGATGCATTTGTTTTCCGCTCAGATGAGTATTTTTCTGATCACCGGTTTTTGCGGCGGTTTTACGACGTTTTCTTCTTTTTCGAATGAGATGTTTTTGTTGATACAAAACAAGCAATGGGGGTATTTTACGGCTTATTTTGTGTTGAGTATTGCATTGGGAATTCTGTCGGTGTGGCTGGGGCGCAGTGTTGTAAAACCGGCCTGATATTTATATTTGATTATATTTCTGACAGTTATCGTTTATGCAGAGTAGAAAATTACTATTTTTGTAGCCATTGTAAAATTTATAGGTCTCTTGACTTATTTATTATGGGGGATTTCTTCTTATAAAAGATAATGAGGATATTGAAAGGTTGTGTTAATTTTTAGCGTATTTAATGGATTTGTGAAATGAGAAAAAACAGTGTAAAAGATTTATTTATTGCGACATGTGGTAAATTAATCGGGTTATCTGTACTTGTCGGTTTTGTATTGCGGATTGTATTGTTGTTTAATGATCAGACGGAAGTCGCTTTTCCTTTGGTGGGATGGCTGGAAATCTTCTTTCTGGGGATTGCCAACGATTTGTGTGTCGGAATTATCGCTTGTTTCTTTATCTGGCTGAATCTGATTTTCTGGTCGGAAGGGAAATACGGAAAACCGTGGGGATATTTGATCTGGGGAGCTTTGGTCCTGGGGTTTTGTTATGTGAAATTTTTCAATACCATATTCAATGAATATGGTGGTGGGGCGTCTAAAATCGCTGCCGGATTTTTAGGGTTTAAGGTCATTAGCTTCGGATTACGGCTGTTCATGCCTGTACTCCGGAAACCGTGGAGAAAGATCGAATATTATTTACTTGTTTTTATTTACGTAACGGCGATTTTGCTGAACGCTGTGAGCGAGTATTATTTCTGGAACGAATTCGGAGTGCGTTATAATTTTATAGCGGTAGATTACCTGATATATACGACCGAAGTGATCGGTAATATTTTTGAGTCATATCCGATGTTACCGTTGATGACGGCCTTGTTTGTGGTATCTGCACTTGTCACATGGGTACTGACACGGAAAACCGGGAAGGTATTCGGTGCGTTACCCTGTTTTTTTACCAAATTGAAAGTGACCGTTGTATATGGCGTAAGCGTATTGTTCGGAATCGGACTATTGAATTTTAATACCGTTTTTCAGACATCGGATAATGTTTATGTGAATGAGTTACAGTCGAATGGGATTTTCCGGTTTTACGCGGCTTTTATGAATAACGAACTGGATTACCATAAATTTTACCAGACATTACCTGCGGATGAGGCTGTGGCGATGATGAATAGGTTTTACCGTAGTGACGGGCGCTGTAATACTTACCGGATAAAGGATTCGTTACCGGAAATACATAAAAATGTGGTGTTGATTACGGTAGAAAGTTTGAGTGCTTCTTATTTATCCCGTTATGGTAATACAGACGGTATTACTCCCTATATAGACAAGTTGATGGAAGAAAGTCTGGTGTTCAATAAAGTGTACGCAGCCGGCAACCGGACCGTGAGGGGATTGGAAGCTGTGACCTTATGTATTCCGCCCAGTCCCGGGCAAAGCATCATAAAGCGTCCGGATAATGCAAATCTGTTTTCAACGGGGTTGGTGTTGAAGGAAAGGGGATATTCTGTACAATATTTTTACGGAGGAAACAGTTATTTCGACAATATGGAAACCTTCTTTTCGGGGAATGACTATGAGATTGTGGATAAAAAAAGTTTTACACCGGAGGAAATTACTTTTTCCAATATCTGGGGTGTTTGTGATGAGGATATGTACCGGAAGGCATTGTCGGTGTTGGGGCAGGATGCTGCTTTGGGAAAACCTTTTTTTGCACATATCATGACGGTCAGCAATCACCGGCCTTTTACCTATCCCGGCGGGAAAATCGATATTCCTGAAAATTCCAAATCCCGGAAAGGCGGTGTGAAATATACCGATTATGCTTTGGGCCGGTTTATTGAAGAAGCTAAAAAACAACCTTGGTTCGAGAATACGGTTTTTGTTATTACGGCGGACCATTGTGCTTCCAGTGCCGGAAAGACAGAGATTCCCCTGGAGAAGTACCATATTCCGGCTATGATTTATGCCCCGGGATTTATACAACCCGGAGAAATCAATACGTTGGTATCGCAAATCGATCTTATGCCGACCTTATTCGGTCTGTTGCATTTCTCTTACGAGTCCCGTTTTTACGGACAGAATATATTAGATCCGGATTATGTTTCGCGGGCATTGGTAGCTACTTATCAAAGCCTGGGATATTGGGAAGACGGTATTCTGACCATATTATCGCCGGTGAAACGGGCCGAGCAGTTCCGGGTAATCGAGGGAGCGGGAGAGGATATTGAACTGGAGCCTTTGGAACAGAAAGATACGGAGAAATTAAACCGGGCTATTATGAATTACCAGACGATAGGAGGATGGATGAAAGTGAAGACTTATCGTGCCCGGTTATAATTTTTAGTTCACCGGTATTTTTACCATTGAGGCCTCCGGTTTCCGGGGGCCTCAATAGTAAGCAGGAATGGCAGGCAACTGAAATCCGCAGATCTTTTTTGCAGGAGTATACGCTTGCCGGCCTGTGTGTTTATCTCAATGGAATAATTCGTTAAATGCTTCGCTCATACTCGGATGCGTAAAGATAAAATCCCGGAGAAAAGTATAATCTTTACCGGCTTTCATGGCTAAAGCCACGCTATTGATTATCTCGCTCGATTCCGGGCATAAAAGCGTACATCCGAGTATTTTTCCCGTCGGAGTATGGATGACCGCCTTTAGCAAGCCTTTGTTCTCATTAATGGTGAGCATCCGGGGGATAGCGGCTACGGCTAATTTTTTTACCGTTATATCGAGTCCCTGTTGCCGGGCTT
It encodes the following:
- the crcB gene encoding fluoride efflux transporter CrcB produces the protein MFKTMLIVGTGGFIGSCCRYLIGKLVHHIFSLPFPWGTFIVNIIGSFLIGVFFGMAEKMHLFSAQMSIFLITGFCGGFTTFSSFSNEMFLLIQNKQWGYFTAYFVLSIALGILSVWLGRSVVKPA
- a CDS encoding LTA synthase family protein, coding for MRKNSVKDLFIATCGKLIGLSVLVGFVLRIVLLFNDQTEVAFPLVGWLEIFFLGIANDLCVGIIACFFIWLNLIFWSEGKYGKPWGYLIWGALVLGFCYVKFFNTIFNEYGGGASKIAAGFLGFKVISFGLRLFMPVLRKPWRKIEYYLLVFIYVTAILLNAVSEYYFWNEFGVRYNFIAVDYLIYTTEVIGNIFESYPMLPLMTALFVVSALVTWVLTRKTGKVFGALPCFFTKLKVTVVYGVSVLFGIGLLNFNTVFQTSDNVYVNELQSNGIFRFYAAFMNNELDYHKFYQTLPADEAVAMMNRFYRSDGRCNTYRIKDSLPEIHKNVVLITVESLSASYLSRYGNTDGITPYIDKLMEESLVFNKVYAAGNRTVRGLEAVTLCIPPSPGQSIIKRPDNANLFSTGLVLKERGYSVQYFYGGNSYFDNMETFFSGNDYEIVDKKSFTPEEITFSNIWGVCDEDMYRKALSVLGQDAALGKPFFAHIMTVSNHRPFTYPGGKIDIPENSKSRKGGVKYTDYALGRFIEEAKKQPWFENTVFVITADHCASSAGKTEIPLEKYHIPAMIYAPGFIQPGEINTLVSQIDLMPTLFGLLHFSYESRFYGQNILDPDYVSRALVATYQSLGYWEDGILTILSPVKRAEQFRVIEGAGEDIELEPLEQKDTEKLNRAIMNYQTIGGWMKVKTYRARL